From [Clostridium] symbiosum, a single genomic window includes:
- a CDS encoding lipopolysaccharide biosynthesis protein: MNQQKNKKNTYDNPSISTNILWRLAERFGAQGVSFIVSVVLARLLAPSVYGTVALITVITNILNVFVSSGLSTALIQKQKADDLDFTTVFVFNICMSLVLYTGLFFSASAVAGFYDMPQMLPVIRVLSLSIVLGGINGIQQAYISKKMWFHLFFKATIGGTVCSAFVGVGMAYAGYGVWALVGQILTNQLMDTVILWKMLDWHPRFRFSYRRFRPLFSFGWKVFVSNLIDTFYKNLRSLLIGKVYTQSDLAFYNRGNHLPELIISNVNTSIQSVFFPAYSSANGDKTTLRALVRKSISISTYLIFPAMTGLAVVSSTLVRLLYTDVWSAAVPYMWIGCFSYAFWPLHTANLQVIQAMGRSDISLKLEIIKKTVTVICLIWSIRYGVFAVAVCALPLSIFSLLVNSFPNKSLLNYSFRMQITDIFPALWMSGIMGCCVFLAGTLPLIGIVKLAVQLVTGGVTYLFLSIISHNPSFGYVKARAVGLCCKKRKKQIE, translated from the coding sequence ATGAATCAGCAAAAGAATAAGAAGAATACTTATGATAATCCCTCTATTTCAACAAACATATTATGGCGCCTGGCTGAGCGTTTTGGCGCCCAGGGAGTCAGCTTTATCGTTTCGGTGGTCCTCGCCAGACTTTTAGCCCCCTCTGTTTATGGTACGGTTGCACTGATTACCGTGATCACAAATATCCTGAACGTTTTTGTCAGCAGCGGTTTATCTACTGCACTGATTCAGAAGCAGAAAGCAGACGACCTGGATTTTACGACAGTGTTTGTTTTTAATATCTGTATGTCTCTTGTGCTGTATACCGGCCTTTTTTTCTCAGCCTCAGCGGTAGCCGGCTTTTATGATATGCCCCAGATGCTCCCGGTAATCCGGGTTCTGTCGCTTTCCATCGTTTTGGGAGGGATCAATGGAATTCAGCAGGCATATATTTCAAAAAAAATGTGGTTTCACCTTTTCTTTAAGGCCACGATTGGCGGAACGGTATGTTCGGCTTTTGTCGGTGTTGGAATGGCATATGCTGGTTATGGGGTTTGGGCCCTGGTAGGGCAGATTTTGACAAATCAGCTGATGGACACGGTGATTTTATGGAAAATGCTGGACTGGCATCCGCGCTTCCGCTTTTCTTACCGGCGGTTCAGACCGTTATTTTCTTTTGGCTGGAAAGTATTTGTATCAAATTTGATTGACACATTTTACAAAAATCTAAGGAGCCTGTTGATTGGAAAAGTATATACACAGTCTGATCTGGCTTTTTACAATCGCGGTAACCATTTGCCTGAACTGATCATTTCAAATGTAAATACTTCGATCCAGAGTGTATTTTTCCCGGCCTATTCGTCGGCGAACGGTGATAAAACAACGCTGCGGGCTTTGGTCAGGAAGTCTATTTCCATCAGCACATACCTGATTTTTCCGGCAATGACAGGGCTGGCAGTTGTATCCTCTACGCTGGTTCGGTTATTGTACACAGATGTATGGTCCGCTGCGGTTCCTTATATGTGGATAGGGTGCTTCAGCTATGCATTTTGGCCGCTGCACACTGCCAACTTACAGGTGATCCAGGCAATGGGGAGAAGCGATATCAGCTTAAAACTGGAAATAATTAAAAAAACAGTCACGGTCATCTGCCTGATTTGGTCAATTCGGTATGGGGTGTTCGCTGTTGCGGTATGTGCTTTGCCGCTGTCCATCTTTTCGCTCCTGGTGAATTCATTTCCGAATAAATCATTGCTGAACTACTCATTTCGTATGCAGATAACCGATATATTTCCGGCACTGTGGATGAGCGGGATAATGGGATGCTGCGTGTTCCTGGCAGGCACCCTTCCGCTGATTGGCATTGTGAAGCTCGCTGTACAGCTTGTAACCGGAGGAGTAACATATCTGTTTTTATCGATTATTTCTCACAATCCTTCCTTTGGATATGTCAAAGCAAGGGCGGTCGGTCTTTGCTGCAAGAAAAGAAAGAAGCAAATAGAATAA
- a CDS encoding tyrosine-type recombinase/integrase yields the protein MENHTITSEMKDSFIQYLIQEEKSRHTVEKYQRDLKKFIRFLGAREITKDLVIEYKKNLSERYAVSSVNSILASLNHFLQFAGWYEFKVKQMKVQRQVYCPEEKELTREEYNRLVNTAKFMKKERIGLIIQTICSTGIRISELIYITVESVQSGIAYATGKGKSRQIFLPHKLRGLLMKYIRKNRICRGPVFLTKEGKPVNRSNVWKEMKALCATAKVLAAKVFPHNLRHLFARTYYRMEKDISKLADLLGHSSINTTRIYIVTSGTEHRQQIERMNLIL from the coding sequence ATGGAAAACCACACAATAACATCCGAAATGAAAGACAGCTTTATCCAATATTTAATCCAGGAGGAGAAGAGCCGCCACACAGTTGAAAAGTACCAGAGAGACCTGAAAAAGTTTATCCGCTTCCTCGGAGCGCGGGAAATTACGAAAGATTTAGTCATTGAATACAAAAAGAATCTTTCCGAACGGTATGCAGTAAGCAGCGTCAATTCAATACTGGCATCCCTGAACCATTTTCTGCAGTTTGCCGGCTGGTATGAATTCAAGGTAAAGCAAATGAAAGTGCAGCGCCAGGTCTACTGTCCGGAGGAGAAGGAACTGACCAGGGAAGAATATAACCGGCTGGTTAATACGGCGAAGTTTATGAAGAAAGAACGGATTGGCCTTATTATTCAAACGATTTGCAGTACCGGAATCAGAATCAGCGAGCTCATCTATATTACGGTTGAGTCAGTGCAAAGCGGAATCGCCTATGCAACGGGTAAAGGCAAAAGCCGCCAGATATTCCTGCCTCATAAGCTAAGGGGGCTATTGATGAAATATATCAGGAAGAACCGTATCTGCCGGGGACCCGTATTTCTGACAAAGGAAGGAAAGCCGGTAAACAGAAGTAATGTCTGGAAGGAAATGAAGGCGCTGTGTGCAACGGCAAAGGTATTAGCCGCAAAAGTATTTCCCCATAATTTGAGGCATCTTTTTGCCAGGACGTATTACAGAATGGAGAAAGATATTTCAAAACTGGCGGATCTATTGGGGCACAGCAGTATCAATACGACCAGGATTTATATTGTGACATCGGGGACGGAACACAGACAGCAGATAGAACGAATGAACCTGATTTTATGA
- a CDS encoding CpsB/CapC family capsule biosynthesis tyrosine phosphatase — MGMIDIHAHILPGIDDGPETMEETRKMLLKAFEQGIRSIIATPHFFRKHYEPDVARIYELVDAVQAEADVLTPGLTIYPGQEIMYFYEIEEYLSEHKLLTLAGSRYVLIEFQPTVVYSRLELALRKMIFAGYIPVLAHAERYFCLRRNERLLELSAAGMRMQMNYGSLETGTNFSDRRWCRKMILENQFDFLSTDMHGITHRSPDCGAALEWLRRKAGEDRLRELTVENPSILLEAPIA, encoded by the coding sequence ATGGGGATGATTGATATTCACGCACATATTTTACCCGGAATTGACGATGGGCCGGAGACAATGGAGGAGACCCGGAAGATGCTCTTAAAGGCATTTGAACAGGGAATACGAAGCATCATCGCCACGCCTCATTTTTTCCGCAAACATTATGAACCGGATGTGGCTCGAATTTATGAACTTGTGGATGCCGTTCAGGCCGAGGCCGATGTTCTGACCCCAGGGCTTACCATATATCCCGGACAGGAGATTATGTATTTTTATGAGATAGAAGAATACCTGTCGGAACATAAGCTCCTAACTCTGGCAGGCTCAAGATATGTGCTGATAGAATTTCAGCCGACTGTTGTCTACAGCAGGCTGGAACTGGCATTGCGCAAAATGATATTTGCCGGATACATACCTGTTCTTGCCCATGCAGAGCGTTACTTTTGTTTGAGACGGAACGAAAGGCTGCTGGAACTGTCGGCAGCCGGCATGCGTATGCAGATGAATTACGGGAGCCTGGAAACAGGAACAAATTTTTCCGACAGGCGGTGGTGCCGAAAGATGATACTGGAGAACCAGTTTGATTTTCTCAGTACCGATATGCACGGAATAACCCACAGGTCTCCGGACTGTGGAGCCGCTTTGGAGTGGCTGCGAAGGAAGGCGGGTGAAGACCGCCTCAGGGAGCTGACGGTAGAAAATCCTAGCATACTTCTGGAAGCCCCGATAGCATAA
- a CDS encoding Wzz/FepE/Etk N-terminal domain-containing protein, with amino-acid sequence MEKNIRQYQDDDEILIDFRELFYEFKRRIWWILLSAVLGTGVAGAYSYYVLTPQFTSEAKIYVLSKETTLTSLADLQMGTQLTQDYKELIGSRPVMQEVINTLGLDLTYKQLAAKLKLENPKDTRILYLTVTDPDPYMAKAIVDGIANAASDYIGEIMEMTPPKLIEDGMVATVKTSPNVKKNAAVGGIVMLFLACGIITLAVIMNDTIRTEDDALRYLELPVLAVVPERKDSKEDKSSYRKGILGRKKKVPQKHTSRKKSGAFTKSAGGEKTDRKNGTEATDGKNGTGCTDGFSER; translated from the coding sequence ATGGAAAAGAATATACGCCAATATCAGGATGATGATGAGATTTTGATTGACTTCCGGGAACTGTTTTATGAGTTCAAACGGAGAATCTGGTGGATACTTTTGTCCGCCGTTCTTGGAACGGGGGTTGCCGGGGCGTACAGTTACTACGTGTTGACTCCCCAGTTTACTTCAGAGGCAAAAATTTATGTCCTGTCAAAAGAAACTACACTGACCTCGCTGGCTGATTTGCAGATGGGCACACAGCTTACCCAGGATTATAAGGAACTGATTGGCAGCAGGCCGGTAATGCAGGAAGTAATTAATACACTGGGGCTGGATCTCACTTATAAGCAGCTGGCGGCGAAGCTTAAATTAGAAAATCCCAAGGATACGCGCATCCTGTATCTGACCGTAACAGATCCGGATCCCTATATGGCCAAGGCCATCGTCGACGGGATAGCCAACGCCGCCTCCGACTATATCGGAGAAATCATGGAAATGACTCCTCCCAAGCTGATTGAAGACGGCATGGTGGCAACGGTTAAGACGAGTCCGAATGTGAAAAAGAATGCGGCGGTCGGAGGTATTGTGATGTTGTTTCTGGCCTGTGGAATTATTACCCTGGCCGTTATCATGAACGACACAATTAGGACGGAAGACGACGCCTTGAGATATTTGGAACTTCCCGTACTCGCCGTCGTTCCGGAGCGGAAAGATTCAAAGGAAGATAAAAGCAGTTACCGAAAAGGAATTTTGGGCAGAAAGAAAAAGGTGCCCCAAAAGCATACTTCCAGAAAAAAAAGCGGAGCTTTCACGAAAAGTGCTGGAGGAGAAAAGACAGACAGGAAAAACGGAACAGAGGCTACAGACGGAAAAAATGGAACAGGGTGCACAGACGGCTTCAGCGAAAGATAA
- a CDS encoding CpsD/CapB family tyrosine-protein kinase gives MGKEISLLRDLKEDYQYEEAIKTLRTNIQFSGTNLQVIMLTSAVPNEGKSEISFSLASSLAQIDNRVLLIDADVRKSVLVTRYKLDRKIEGLSQYLSGQKTLEDVVYTTNISNLDVIFSGPLSPNPAELLEEPLFKKLIDWAREEYAYVVIDTPPMSTIIDGAIVAGHCDGAIMVVESGGVSYRVLQKVKRQLERSGCRILGTVLNRVNMQMQGYYRYYGKYGKYQYGYEYGQEIKK, from the coding sequence ATGGGTAAGGAAATCAGCTTATTGCGTGATCTGAAAGAGGATTATCAGTATGAAGAGGCAATTAAGACTCTGAGAACGAATATTCAATTCTCGGGTACGAATTTGCAGGTCATCATGCTGACCAGCGCGGTGCCGAACGAGGGGAAGAGCGAGATATCATTTTCACTGGCCTCCTCGCTGGCCCAGATTGATAACCGTGTTCTCTTGATCGATGCGGATGTCAGAAAATCAGTCCTGGTGACCAGATATAAACTGGACCGGAAGATTGAAGGGCTGTCCCAGTATCTGAGTGGGCAGAAGACACTGGAGGATGTGGTGTATACAACTAATATAAGCAATCTGGATGTTATTTTTTCAGGCCCCCTTTCACCAAACCCGGCGGAGCTGCTGGAGGAACCGCTGTTCAAAAAACTGATCGACTGGGCAAGGGAAGAATACGCCTATGTCGTTATCGATACGCCGCCGATGAGCACGATTATTGACGGAGCCATCGTGGCAGGCCACTGTGACGGGGCCATTATGGTGGTGGAGAGCGGAGGAGTCAGCTACAGAGTGCTCCAGAAGGTAAAGAGACAGCTGGAACGCAGCGGCTGCCGGATTCTCGGAACGGTTTTAAACCGCGTCAATATGCAGATGCAGGGATATTACCGGTACTATGGGAAATACGGTAAATATCAATACGGATACGAATATGGACAGGAAATTAAAAAATAA
- a CDS encoding sugar transferase, with amino-acid sequence MIVENRSFYMVLDTLTVVFSYIITSFLIEGSLSGITPSELWYRCILVICIYFIVALFYREKKPLMKRSNWNELENVCSVNFQMALGLALLLYLFKVGMKFPRSFYLIFFIVNTAFMYIARLLFKSFLYDYYSKSENKKKLILFANEENALKMMHKYVTSFMFDYEAVALVVISGHKDKGNLHVEINRILRGKSGSYMELSEKSLEAFLMREAIDEALVSMPESRRQWLRELILYMENLGIVTHVTTNTFCLGREEKVVEEFGIYNVLTYSPRIFDPAELFLKRTMDIAGGLAGVILTVMIGVVVAPMIYLESPGPVIFKQTRIGKNGRRFTIYKFRSMYMDAEQRKKELMAQNEMNGLMFKIKDDPRITRVGRFIRKTSLDEFPQFFNVLAGDMSLVGTRPPTEDEFVKYSERHKRRLSLKPGITGMWQVSGRSTVNDFEEIVNLDLEYIDSWSFWLDIKLLFQTVYVVLFQKGAS; translated from the coding sequence ATGATTGTCGAAAACCGCTCTTTTTATATGGTTTTAGATACGTTGACGGTTGTTTTTTCTTATATTATAACATCATTTCTCATAGAAGGTTCCCTGTCGGGGATAACGCCGTCCGAACTTTGGTACCGGTGCATTCTGGTGATATGTATCTATTTTATCGTGGCTTTATTTTATCGGGAGAAAAAGCCGTTGATGAAACGCAGCAATTGGAATGAACTGGAAAATGTGTGCAGCGTCAATTTTCAGATGGCTTTGGGGCTGGCGCTTCTGCTTTATTTATTTAAAGTGGGAATGAAATTTCCACGCTCGTTTTACCTCATATTTTTCATTGTAAATACAGCATTTATGTACATAGCCCGTTTATTGTTCAAATCTTTTCTATATGACTATTACAGTAAATCGGAAAACAAAAAGAAATTAATCCTGTTTGCCAATGAGGAAAATGCCTTGAAGATGATGCACAAATATGTGACCTCTTTTATGTTTGATTATGAGGCCGTTGCGCTTGTTGTAATCAGCGGCCATAAGGACAAAGGCAATCTGCATGTGGAAATAAACCGTATTCTCCGCGGGAAGAGCGGAAGCTATATGGAACTGTCGGAAAAGAGCCTGGAGGCATTTCTGATGAGGGAGGCGATCGACGAGGCACTGGTAAGTATGCCGGAGTCAAGGAGACAATGGCTGAGGGAACTGATCCTGTATATGGAAAACCTGGGAATCGTGACTCATGTAACGACGAATACCTTCTGTCTTGGACGCGAGGAAAAGGTGGTGGAGGAGTTTGGAATTTACAACGTCCTTACCTACAGCCCCAGGATATTTGACCCGGCGGAGCTGTTTTTAAAAAGGACGATGGATATTGCAGGAGGCCTGGCCGGCGTGATTCTGACTGTGATGATAGGAGTTGTCGTTGCGCCGATGATATATCTGGAGTCGCCGGGGCCCGTGATATTTAAGCAGACCAGGATTGGGAAAAACGGCCGCCGTTTCACTATCTATAAATTCCGCTCCATGTACATGGATGCGGAACAGCGGAAAAAAGAACTGATGGCCCAAAATGAAATGAACGGCCTGATGTTTAAAATCAAAGATGACCCCAGGATCACCAGGGTGGGAAGATTTATACGCAAAACCAGCCTGGATGAATTTCCACAGTTCTTTAACGTCCTCGCGGGAGATATGAGCCTGGTGGGAACGCGTCCTCCGACTGAGGATGAATTTGTGAAATACTCGGAACGCCATAAACGGCGTCTCAGCCTGAAACCGGGAATTACCGGGATGTGGCAGGTCAGCGGGAGAAGTACGGTTAATGATTTCGAGGAGATTGTAAATCTTGACCTGGAATACATAGATAGCTGGTCCTTCTGGCTTGATATCAAGCTGCTCTTTCAGACCGTGTATGTGGTCCTGTTCCAGAAAGGGGCATCGTGA
- a CDS encoding LCP family protein, producing the protein MGEGKEKEGKVKERKEKYKKVMDGETGRENRNRWKKLLPFILAAGALVLLWFLWFSLDLYRQRQETEARIRERGNGEAIEVLGSAVENVLEYEGKKYRRNTAIRAILCIGVDTTGEMERYHVSGAAGQADGIFLVAQDMASDTVQILMIPRDTMTKITLFDYFGNELGKDVQHLTLAYAYGDGKEQSCELMTEAVSDLLYGLRVDGYFATNISTVEILNDEIGGVEILVEDGSLSEKYPEFVKGEKVLLKGKQAEHYIRYRDINQYQTALTRLERQKGYIKAYIETAKRRAEEDAQMIVRLMDDVEKYMITNMAKDQYMDMGLAVLNSPQIMDDGDFIFLPGEAARTELYEEFHPDEEKVKELVIRLFYKEVRS; encoded by the coding sequence ATGGGGGAGGGAAAGGAGAAAGAAGGGAAGGTAAAAGAGCGAAAAGAAAAATACAAAAAAGTAATGGACGGAGAAACAGGAAGAGAGAATAGAAACAGATGGAAAAAACTGCTCCCCTTCATTTTGGCTGCAGGAGCATTGGTTCTTTTATGGTTTTTGTGGTTCAGCCTAGATTTATACCGGCAAAGACAAGAAACAGAGGCCCGGATTCGAGAGCGGGGAAATGGCGAAGCAATCGAAGTCCTTGGTTCAGCAGTGGAAAATGTACTGGAATACGAGGGGAAAAAATACAGACGTAATACAGCAATCCGCGCGATACTCTGCATCGGCGTTGATACGACGGGTGAGATGGAGCGGTATCACGTTTCAGGAGCGGCAGGCCAGGCTGACGGTATTTTTCTGGTGGCTCAGGATATGGCCAGCGATACGGTTCAAATCCTTATGATTCCCCGGGACACAATGACGAAAATAACACTGTTTGATTATTTTGGCAATGAATTGGGAAAAGACGTGCAACATTTAACCCTGGCATACGCCTATGGCGACGGAAAAGAGCAAAGCTGTGAGCTGATGACGGAGGCGGTTTCGGATCTTCTGTATGGTCTGCGGGTAGACGGTTATTTTGCAACCAATATCAGTACGGTTGAAATCCTGAATGATGAAATCGGAGGTGTAGAGATCCTGGTTGAGGATGGATCCCTGTCGGAAAAATATCCGGAATTTGTAAAGGGAGAAAAAGTTCTTCTGAAAGGAAAGCAGGCAGAACATTATATCCGGTACAGAGATATCAATCAATATCAAACGGCGTTGACACGGCTGGAGCGTCAGAAGGGGTACATAAAAGCATACATTGAAACGGCAAAACGCAGGGCGGAGGAAGACGCTCAAATGATAGTCAGACTGATGGATGATGTGGAAAAATATATGATCACCAATATGGCCAAGGACCAATATATGGATATGGGCCTGGCGGTGTTGAACAGTCCGCAGATTATGGATGACGGAGATTTCATCTTCCTTCCCGGAGAGGCGGCTCGAACGGAACTGTATGAGGAGTTTCATCCGGATGAGGAGAAAGTGAAAGAACTTGTAATCCGGTTATTTTATAAGGAAGTACGATCTTAG
- a CDS encoding DUF1972 domain-containing protein, producing the protein MQHIFIVGSKGIPSAYGGYETFVDKLTEYHKDNKELKYHVACKSTEYGEYEYHNARCFKIAVPDIGAAQAIYYDVAALKSICAYIKHNNITNPIVYILACRIGPYAQYYRKKIHKFGGKMFVNPDGHEWMRAKWSLPVRRYWKISERMMVKNADLLVCDSKNIESYIRKTYLKYDPDTVYIAYGAETRKSSVSDNDERLISWYKQKGLRPGDYYLVVGRFVPENNYEIMIREFMKSNSRKDFVLITNVSEKFLEVLKTKTGFDKDVRIKFVGTIYEPELLMKIRENAYAYLHGHEVGGTNPSLLEALGSTGLNLLLDVGFNREVAEDGAVYWVKTPGCLAELIEKAEQLTGAERDALSEKAKHKIMTDYSWNSIADKYRALFLRQSNK; encoded by the coding sequence ATGCAGCATATATTTATTGTCGGTTCAAAAGGAATTCCGAGTGCTTATGGAGGCTATGAAACCTTTGTGGATAAACTGACAGAGTACCATAAAGACAACAAAGAGTTGAAATACCATGTGGCGTGTAAAAGTACGGAGTATGGGGAATATGAGTATCATAATGCACGGTGCTTTAAAATTGCAGTTCCTGATATTGGAGCAGCGCAGGCAATTTATTATGACGTTGCTGCATTGAAAAGTATCTGTGCCTATATAAAGCATAATAATATAACAAATCCCATTGTTTACATTTTAGCCTGCAGAATAGGTCCGTATGCCCAATATTACCGGAAAAAGATACATAAGTTTGGCGGGAAAATGTTCGTGAATCCTGACGGGCATGAATGGATGAGGGCAAAATGGAGCCTGCCAGTTCGCAGATATTGGAAGATATCAGAACGTATGATGGTAAAAAATGCGGATTTGCTGGTTTGTGACAGCAAAAATATAGAATCCTATATCAGGAAGACATATTTGAAATATGATCCGGATACGGTCTATATCGCATATGGGGCTGAGACGAGGAAGAGTTCGGTTTCAGATAATGACGAAAGACTGATTAGTTGGTATAAGCAAAAAGGATTACGACCAGGGGATTATTATCTGGTTGTTGGAAGATTTGTACCGGAAAATAATTATGAAATAATGATTCGGGAATTTATGAAAAGTAATTCCAGGAAAGATTTTGTACTTATAACAAATGTCAGTGAAAAATTTCTTGAAGTTCTAAAAACGAAGACGGGATTTGATAAGGATGTTCGGATAAAATTTGTGGGAACTATTTACGAGCCCGAACTGTTAATGAAAATTCGTGAAAATGCATATGCTTATCTCCATGGCCATGAGGTGGGAGGCACTAATCCCAGTTTGCTGGAGGCATTGGGAAGTACGGGCCTGAATTTACTTTTAGATGTTGGCTTTAATCGTGAAGTGGCGGAAGATGGAGCTGTGTATTGGGTAAAAACACCTGGCTGCTTAGCAGAGCTGATTGAAAAGGCTGAGCAACTGACGGGAGCTGAAAGAGATGCTTTAAGTGAAAAGGCAAAGCATAAAATTATGACCGATTACAGTTGGAATTCTATTGCGGATAAATATAGAGCTTTGTTCTTGCGGCAAAGTAACAAGTAA
- a CDS encoding glycosyltransferase: protein MRILHYSLGFPPYRSGGMTKYCLDLMLTQKEQGNRVGLLWPGEINFLKKNRVLKRKDNYGLESYEIVNPLPVPMDEGVRDAKYYMADGDSEICEQFLRSYKAEVLHIHTLMGLHKEWITAAQTVGVKTLFTTHDYYGICPKVTLYREGSVCDCDHECVDCVNCNSGGLTQSKIQLLQSPIYRKIKNCGPVKKIRKKHRRNFYLQSAAITPAALKKQSIPEVKGMKKKTDYQSLRQFYLSMLSGIDVIHFNSSVTRKIYMRYFTPENSSVIPISHRGIEDNRIIKAFDSDDLRISFLSPFKPFKGSVIIKDALDEIWAQEKHNFSLRIIEHIESPSPYMIIQDGYEYDELKKIFEETDLLIAPSICYETFGFTVLEALSHGVPVLVSENVGAKDLIKKEYGIVIAPDKEALKRAILQLLGDKTKCRLMNLNNIKKFTAPSVRDIERLYI from the coding sequence ATGAGAATTTTACATTATTCATTGGGATTTCCCCCATATCGGTCAGGAGGAATGACGAAATACTGCCTCGATTTAATGCTGACCCAGAAAGAACAGGGTAACAGGGTAGGATTACTGTGGCCGGGAGAAATTAACTTTTTAAAGAAAAATAGGGTACTTAAAAGAAAAGACAACTATGGTTTAGAAAGTTATGAAATTGTAAACCCACTTCCCGTACCCATGGATGAAGGAGTCCGGGACGCCAAATATTATATGGCCGACGGCGATAGTGAAATTTGTGAACAATTTTTAAGGAGCTATAAAGCTGAGGTCCTTCACATCCATACTTTAATGGGACTTCACAAAGAGTGGATTACGGCGGCTCAAACAGTCGGCGTAAAGACCTTGTTTACAACACATGATTATTACGGGATTTGTCCGAAAGTTACCCTGTACCGTGAAGGATCAGTCTGCGACTGCGACCATGAATGCGTGGACTGTGTAAACTGTAACAGCGGGGGGCTCACGCAGTCCAAAATCCAATTATTGCAATCACCAATCTACAGAAAAATAAAAAATTGTGGACCGGTAAAAAAAATCCGCAAAAAACACAGGCGCAATTTTTATTTGCAATCCGCCGCGATAACTCCGGCTGCGCTGAAAAAACAAAGTATACCAGAAGTGAAAGGGATGAAAAAGAAAACGGACTATCAAAGTTTAAGGCAGTTCTATTTAAGTATGCTTTCCGGGATAGATGTCATCCACTTTAATTCATCTGTAACACGAAAAATCTACATGAGGTATTTTACTCCCGAAAACAGCAGTGTAATTCCAATTTCGCATAGGGGGATTGAGGATAACCGGATCATTAAAGCATTTGATTCAGATGATCTGAGAATATCATTTTTATCACCTTTTAAGCCATTCAAAGGGAGCGTTATTATAAAAGACGCCCTCGACGAAATATGGGCGCAGGAAAAACATAATTTCAGTCTGCGGATTATTGAACATATTGAATCGCCATCCCCCTATATGATTATTCAAGATGGTTATGAGTATGATGAACTGAAAAAGATTTTTGAGGAGACGGATCTGCTGATTGCACCGAGTATTTGTTATGAAACATTTGGATTTACGGTATTGGAGGCTTTGAGCCATGGCGTACCTGTACTGGTAAGTGAGAATGTAGGCGCGAAAGATTTAATTAAAAAAGAATACGGAATTGTTATAGCGCCAGATAAAGAAGCTTTAAAAAGGGCTATTTTACAACTGCTTGGGGATAAGACGAAATGCAGGCTTATGAATCTAAATAATATAAAAAAATTCACGGCGCCTTCTGTAAGAGACATAGAGCGGCTGTACATATGA
- a CDS encoding glycosyltransferase, producing MSIPKIIHYCWFGPNPIPEMEKKCIQSWKRHLPDYEIIFWNEATFDVKSVDYVKQAYFCGKYAFVSDYVRINALYSFGGIYLDTDVEVLRNLDEFLENEAFIGFENRTMVGTGIIGAEKNNAILGAMLDYYHANPFINEKGYMDMTTNVKILYKLLVLNGFESEDREQRLKGIHIYKREYFCPKRIGKNEFKVTEHSAVIHHFSGSWLTEKEKKRGNSLLWRNVFRPLLRKTREILLKTLDEDTVKNLEAELRNKMR from the coding sequence ATGAGCATTCCTAAAATCATTCATTATTGCTGGTTTGGACCGAACCCTATACCGGAAATGGAAAAAAAATGTATTCAATCATGGAAGCGGCATTTGCCTGATTATGAGATTATTTTCTGGAATGAAGCAACATTTGATGTTAAAAGCGTTGATTATGTAAAGCAGGCCTATTTCTGTGGCAAATATGCTTTTGTAAGTGATTATGTACGTATCAATGCACTTTACAGTTTTGGCGGGATTTATTTGGATACAGATGTTGAAGTCCTCAGAAATTTAGATGAATTTTTGGAAAATGAAGCGTTTATCGGATTTGAGAATAGAACAATGGTAGGAACCGGTATTATAGGGGCAGAAAAAAATAATGCAATTCTCGGAGCGATGCTGGATTATTATCATGCCAATCCATTTATCAATGAAAAGGGTTATATGGATATGACAACCAATGTCAAAATCCTTTATAAATTATTAGTTCTAAATGGATTTGAGAGTGAAGACAGGGAGCAGAGGTTAAAAGGGATACATATTTATAAGAGAGAATATTTTTGTCCAAAAAGAATAGGAAAGAATGAATTTAAGGTTACCGAACATTCAGCGGTCATACACCACTTTTCAGGCAGTTGGTTAACCGAAAAAGAAAAGAAAAGGGGAAACAGTTTGCTCTGGAGAAATGTCTTCAGACCTTTGCTACGCAAGACACGGGAAATATTATTAAAAACATTGGATGAGGATACCGTGAAAAATTTAGAAGCGGAATTAAGAAACAAAATGAGGTAG